The DNA sequence TGCACAAAGATTGCGGGCCTAGCAGGAAATTCAAGAAGCAAAAAAAATGCTCAAGTCGCAATCTGCGGCTTCGGTTGGTCGCATTTTTTCGCATCGGGAAGGAAATCTCCTCGATGAATCGGCCCTCCATGAAAAACGCCTGCATCCAACGTGATTGGAAACAGGCGCTTTTTCGCGGATAGATAGCCTCGAACTAGACCAGCACAAGGTGCAGTTGATCGAGGAGTTGTAGCATTTCGAGCTGCGTAGAACGGGTTTTGTCCCTTGCATAGGCGAGATGGGCCTTTTCGATGACCTCCTTCATGTCGATCCCTCTGCTTTTTGCATCTGTGATCACTTCCTGAATGGACTGCGGCCTAGGTCCCCAAACTGCGATTTCGCGATAGTCTTCATCCAGCACAATCAGTTTGGGGATGGATTTGGAACCGTTGGTCAGGTACAGATCCATCAGATCTGGGTTTTCATCTCGGAGCACAAGCTTCAAATCAATATTGGGCGTGGCATCCGTCAGTTTTTGTAGGACCGGAACAATCTGGGCGGCATCGCCACACCATCCTTCGGTAATGATCAGCCATGTCAAGGGCTGATTCAGCGCCTCCAAAGCCATCGTGATCTCAGGTAGGATCTTGACCGTCTTGTCCAGCCGATTCATGCGCTGCACGTTCAGCTTGGTATATCCCGTCAATTCCTCAGACTGTTTAGGTCCAGTGGTCTTTCCGGCTTCGAGTAACTCGTCGATAAGCTGCCGATAGGCGCTGTAATCCATCGCCTTGGCAACGGCTTGCTTGAGCAATTGGGTCTTTTCCATGCTTTCAGTACGCTCCAAAACCCCCTCAGTTATGTCAATTCGGCGACATAGGGGCGTTTTGTAGCAAAATCATTGTTCGGTCAAGCTTTTGTTTCACCGACCGATGTGATTAGAATATATAAGGAATGAGCATCTTCACCTTCCGCTGATACTGGAGATATTCATCCCCAAATTCATCGATCAGTTTCCGCTCTTCCCACTTGGTGCCTATGATCAAATAGATCAGTGATATCGCCACGAATATGGCCATCCCTCCTGAAGGTCTCACCAAATATGCCCCCATCAAGATCCAGATTCCTGCGAAGTAGAGAGGATGCCGAACCCAGGCATTCATACCGCCTGTGTACAGCTTGCCTCCCGAATGCCTAGGGGAGTCCAATCCTGCAAACTCACGGAGATTATATCCCCGCATAGCCCATTTCATCAGAACGCTTCCCACAAGTATCATGGCCGCCCCCATCATCCAGCTCCATGCAGGTAACTCAAGCGGAGATTGAATGGCGAGCTGTCGCTGCCAAAGAAATCCCGCACCTAGCGTCAGAATTGCCACTGCATTGTAGGTAAGGCGATAGTGCCTCCCAAAATTAGGCCACTTGGCGAGGAGGCGCCGTTTGAATGCGGTGCTCGCGAGCAGGCTGTGCAAGGCATAGTACCCGATCCAGATCAGGGCAAGAGACACGATTTTCCAAAACTCGATGATTTCCATGGGAATGAATCGCTCATGCTTCTGTTCAACAAGATATTTGATAAAGGCGCTCGGGCCAAATGCAATTTGGGGATGATGATGTTAGGCTGTGTGCCTAGACTGAGGAGTCATGAAAATCTATCTTGTGCATATTTGTAAATGATGGGGGATTAAGTTTGTATGAAAATTTCATTAAATGCGTGCTGCATTAATTTAGCTATTTGGTCATTTAGGGGCCTTTTGTAAGGCTTTTTAAAATTGGATTGGGAGCTTTCGCGTGAGTTGTACGGTCCATGATCTGAATTCGTTAATTTACTATTTGTAAAAATCCGGATTTTCCCGAACCTTTGCAGCAGACAGGAATCCACACCAATCACCTTGATTGGTTGCGGATCATATTCGATTCATAGTATGTGTACTTGTCCACTGTCCTGCAATCTCAGGAAGGAAGGCGGGGAATCTGATCCTCGCCCTACTTTCGGACCATTCCTCATTCATTCTATTTCGCCATGCAAGCAGATCTGATCGTGGTGGGCGGCGGGATTTTAGGCACTTTCCATGCCTATCATGCCCTCAAGAGAGGACTCAAGGTGATCCTCTTCGAACGCAATCAACGTCCTCAAGGAGCTACCGTACGCAATTTCGGGCAGGTAGTACCCTCTGGCCTCAACCGAAAATGGCAAGCTTTCGGCCGACGAAGTCTGGAGATCTATCGGGACCTTCAAGCTGAAGCCGATATCTCCATTCGCCAGCAGGGAACCATGTATCTAGCGTCCAATGCTGAAGAGCTGACCCTGATTCAAGAGCTGAACCAGATCAATGATACCTCTGGATACCGTTCTGAGCTTTGGGATGCCCAAGCATGCAAAAAAAGATATCCCGGTCTTCAAGACTCCTATTGCCAAGGGGGGCTATTCTTCCCGCAGGAAGTCACCGTCGAACCCGACCAGATGATCCATCGGGTGCTGGGATTGCTGGTTGAGCAATACGGGCTTCAATACAATCCTTCTACGCGGATTGATGCTGTGGAATCCGAAGGTGCAGGATGCAAGGTCCGAGATCATCGCGGCAAGGAGTATCATGCGGCTCAAACCATTGTCTGCAGCGGAGTCGAATGCCAGAGTTTGTTTCCCGAAATCATCGAGGAAAGCGACCTTGTGGTTTCCAAGCTTCAGATGCTTCAGACCGTTCCACAACCTTCACAGGTTCTGCCCGGAAGTATCTTGACTGGTTGGTCGATTCGACGGTACGAAAGTTTTGTGGAATGTCCTTCCTATGTCACCATCAAGGTTGGTGAAGATCCGGATTCTCCCCAGCGAAAATGGGGCGTACATATCCTCTTCAAGCAAGCTTTGGACGGTTCGGTCATCGTGGGTGATTCGCATGAATATGCCCCCATTGCCCGACAGGAGGAATTGGGGTTTGATCTGAAAGCAGATATCAATCGGTTTATGATGGATGAATCCCGCAAAATCATCCAGCTCCAAGATGACCGCATTAGAACCTCGTGGGCTGGCTTTTACAGCCAAACTCCCGATGGGAATCTATTTACGCACACCATCGATGCTCGCATTCACCTGATTACAGGCATCGGCGGTAAGGGGATGACCAGTAGCGCCGGGTATGCGGAAAAACGAATCGAAGAACTATTCAATTTGCAACCTTCATGATCCAACTCATCATAAGCGACATGGCCGGTACCACGGTCAAGGACAATCACGAGGTCGAAGCCTGTTTTGCGCAAGCGGCCCAACAAACCGGTCTGAATATGACCGATGAAGAAATTCTCGGAGCTCAAGGTTGGGCCAAGCGGTATGTATTCGAAACCTATTGGGAGCGACAGATGGGTGCCCGCAATGACGAATGGGCCAAACAGGTGGAGCATTCCTACCAAACCTTCAAGGAAATATTGGAGGAGCATTATCGGGTGGCAGAGATTGTTCCCACCGACGGGACGCCTGAGCTGTTTGAATACTGCCGGACTCACGGGATCAAGATTGCGCTGACAACTGGATTTTACCGCAAGGTGGCAGACATCATTTTGGAGCGTCTGGGATGGTTGGATGGATTGGACAGTCAGCGCCTAGGAAGTGCAGATAGTATCATCCAATTGTCTATCACCAGTGACGAGGTAGCGCAAGGACGACCAGCGCCGGACATGATTCAGCAGGCGATGGAGCGACTCGGAGTGACGGATTTGAGCGCAGTCCTGAAAGTGGGCGATACCCCATCTGATCTTCAAGCCGGAAAAGCTGCCGGAGTGGGTTTCACTTTTGGCCTTACCAATGGGACGCATACAGAGGATCAATTGGTAGGCTTTGAGCATGACCAGTTGGTAGGTTCCATGCACGAGGTGGTGGAATTCCTCAAATCCAAGGAGACGGTCAGCTAGACTTGATCGTTTGTAAGTGATTCATACCAATAGGGACTCTCAGGCAATGAGGTCCCTATTTTGGATGGTGGGATTGGGAGTCTGGATGTGTCTATCCTTTCGCAGTACCAGTCAGCCTTCTTTTAATACTTGACGAACTTGACCACTTCCTCGAGGCCGTGTTGGCGGAATTTCAAGAAATAATGCCCGGCAGGCATATTTGAGACTGGCCAAGAAATGAGTTCATCCTGCACGTGTAATTCCCCTTTCCAATCATGGAGGATTCTCCCTTGAACATCGAGGATCTGCAAGGCTGAAAAATCGCCACCTGTCAAGTGGATGTACAAGGCATCTTGAATGGGACTTTCGATCCAGACAGGCGCTCCAATTCGACCAATTTTCACTTCTACCACTTCTGAGTAGGAATATGATCCATCAATGTCTACACTTTTGATCCGGTATATTGCATTCCCTAAAGGCGGATTGTGATCTGCAAATCGATATGAGGAAGCCGTCCCTTGGGCTGGTATTTCCCCGATTGCATGAAATTGCTGCCCGTTCCAACGCTCTACTTCGAAGTGCTGGACATGAATCTCCGAAAAGGTGGACCAGCTGACTTCAACATCTGATTGGATAAGAGATGCCTCAACCTTTCCCCATTCTACCGGAAGAACTGCCAAAGCCGCTTGTACTGCTTCGTAGGCATTGACGATCCCATATCCAAAGAAGTCGTCCCTGCCTGTGGAACCTACATCCGTGGCGCTAGATCTCAAGATGGATTCCACCTCAGACACGGTCAGATTGGGGTTGGTGGCGAGTACGAGCGCAGCGATACCGGATACCGTGGCACATGCGACCGAGCTTCCTCCGAAGTATCGAGAATAATTGGTATTGCTGGATTCTTCGTATGTGATCGCATCATTGTTGAATCCTAGATTGCCCATGCGATCCATCACGAACACATTACTGATGTTGTCCGGATTGGATGGAACCACTACATCCAATTCTGAGCCGTATTTGGCCCAGCCGGGTAGGGTGCCTGTTGGAGAGATTCCTCCCGCTGTGAAGGTGGTAGGTAAATTAGCTGGATAGGAAAGGCAAGTCTCGGTGATGAGCGCTTCTCGATTTCCAGTTGCAAAGTTTACGATGCATCCTTTACCATTTCGGCCATAAGTGCGTGCATCCTCGATAGCGTCTTCTAGCACTGGGAAGGTTCCGGCATCAAAGCAGGATACCAAGGTCCATGAGTTGTTGATGACATCTGCTCCGTTTTGCCAGGCATACTGGATTGCGTCGGCGAACTCCGATGCCAAGGATGGCGGATCGATATAGACATGGATTGGAAGAACTTTGACTTCGGGAGCGATTCCAGCCACGCCCAGATCATTGTGCGATGCTGCAATGATCCCTGATACGGCCTGACCGTGCGCTGCATCGTTGGTAAAAGGAGCGCCAGTCGTATTGGTGGGCTCCACAGCAGAATAGCCGTTTAGAACCCGAGATTCTCCGGTGGCATCGTCCTCCAGATCTTCATGAGCTTCGACGCCTTCATCAATGACTGCAACGATGAGATCGGAACTCCCTTTGGTGATGCACCATGCTTCGGGGGCATCTACATCCAGATCTTCCAGCGAGCGCATGTAGGGATAAATGAAAAAGCTATAGTTGCCTTCGTTGTGGGCGTAATATTGCAAGTTCCAATAGGGATCATTGGGTTCGCAGCGAGGAGCATTGTTCAAGGAGTGTTTCTGAGATTGCACCCACATATCTGGATGCGCCCATTCAACCCAACTTCCCTTCACCAGTTCCTGCGAAATCATCAGGGCTTCTTCGGCGGTAGGGTATTCTGCATAGGTGATTCCACCGGGAGTCGTACCCTGCTTCCCTTCCCCGAGCAGTATTTGTATCTCCTCTGGGTCAACCCCTGCTTTAACTTCCAACAATAGGCGATTGGAGAGCCAGACAGGATTTCCGTCTAGGAGATAACCCGGAAAACTTTGTATTGGGCCTTCGCTTCTGCTATTGGTTTGTGCCAATATGTGATTCAGGGACCGCATAGCTTTGCCTTCCAACATAGCCAAGCCACGATTTCCTAGATTGAAGGTTTGCGAGCCTGAAATCCCCGATTGGTGTAGCATTCGCTCATCAGTCGCCGACATTCCTCCTGAAAAATGAATCAAGGCGCGGTCAGGATCTGGTACCAAAACATGAGATTGCCCCGGTTGCCACCAGACCAGCTGTGCGACTACTTGGGAACTATTCAAAAGAATCAGCATCAGCACGCAAAATCCTATATGCAGACGAACGAGAGGTGAATTCATGGTGAATGCTCAAAGTTGAGGCATACATCGAGTAAGCCTGAAAGAGAAAGGAAGGTAGGAAACGGTGGCTTTTTGTACGATTTTTGGGATAAGGCAAATGTCGTAATATATGACAAATTGCAAGCATTTTTGTTTTCGAATAGCTTGATCTGGCCGTTAATTGGTATTTGGGGAGCGCGAATTGTCAAATGTTTCGGGTAAGGTATTCCCCTAATCGTGGGAACTTTCCCGTTGGGACATGATAGAGAAGCGATCTAGATAAGCATTGAGGGCTGAATGCCATGATTTTGTGCCTTTCTTGTGTTCCCTCATTTCCAATAAACGAATAGGCTTATGTATCTCTCGCACGCTATTGTTTCTCTGACGATGATTCTGGGCTATTGGGTCTGCCAAGCTCCGCCAACCTCCAAATCCGATTCTGCACTGTGAGGCTTTTGTGAAATGAGGGCCAATCGCCTCAGAATCCTTCGTGGTATGAAAGAGATTGCCGGAAATCTCGGGCAATCCGAGGCGGTATCGGTACGGGAGGACTCCATTCTATCCATTCAAGGTGATCAGTCGCTTGTAATCCCCATTTTTCCCTAACCCTACCTCTGCGTAACAAATGGGGGCAACCTCACTGCCAAATGTCAATCCTATCCTGAATTTTAAGGGAGGCACGAAGGAATGAAATGAACGATCTTGCGGGCAACCGAGTAGTCTCCGAATCAGGGCTGAAACTATCCCGAAAGCATGAAAAATTGATTTGTTAACATTCCAGTTGGTTTGGGGAAACAACAATTTTGCTATTCGCGGGTGAAAACTCAGGCACTGGATCGAGGCCCCATTTCAACATTCATTTTTCCTAAAAATCGAGGTCCATGTATGCCGATGAGTTGAATAAAATCGTCATGAAGACTACGACTCAGGCGCTGATTCTTATCCTCGCCATTTTGATATATCCGCCCCAGGCCATCTCTCAAGATCTCATCGCTCGCGCACAGATCTTATTGGAAAAGGGCAAATATGAAAGAGCTATCCGCATCTCCCGCCAGGCGGTGCAAGAAGCGGAACAAGTTTATGGATCGAACTCCCGAAAAGCCATTGATGCAAAATGGTATCTCGGACGGGTCCTGCACAAGAGCCAGATGTATGCACAGGCTCACGAGAAGATGACAGAGGCCATGGACAAATTTTTGGCCCTACCTGAAACTTCCGACTCTCTCAAAGCAGCATGGTTGATGGAATATGGGATCGTGAAAATCGAGATCCACCATCATCTAGCAGCCAAGACATGGCTCCTCAAAGCCGCAACCTTCGCTGCCACATCCGGTCAGCAGAAAATCCATGCGGACATCTTGACTCAGCTCGCCCGAAACTCACGTCTCAGTGGCAAATCCGTGGAGGCATCTTCCTATATGGAATCTGCTTTGGCAGGCTATTCCGAAATATTGCCTGCGGATCATTCTGGTTGGTTCATGCCGCTGTGTGAATCTGCAGCCATTTTTGAGGACCAGGGAGAATCCCTACGAGCCCAAAAGGAGATCCGAAAAGCGCTGGAGATTGCAGACCAACAACCTATGGCACCTCTGTCTATGGCGGACTTTTTGGTTCAAATGGGGGAGGTGATGTTCCAGAAAAAGCAATACAATCAAGCGGAACCGATCCTCTTTCGCGCACAGGAATTGCTCGACGAGCATTTGGGGCCCCATCACGACCGTTCTGTGGCGCTTTTGAAGCAGCGGGCGGAAATGGCTTCCTTCCAACGCCACTGGTGTATGGCGGCTGAGCGGTATCGGGATTTGCTAGGGAATGGGCAATACGGCCGAAACAATCCCATAGCAACCGCGGCAGCCCATGCCAATCTGGGAGTAGCACTGATTCACATGCATGACTACACTGATGCAGAACGGGCATGGTTGAAGTCTCTCAAGCATTATCAGTTGGTTCTCGCTGAAGATCACGAATATATCCTTCACGTCTATCGCGAATTGCTTGAGCTTTATAGGCTGACTGGAAATCGCGACAAAGAGATATTCATCCTCGCCCGATTGGACCGATTGGAAGGGATGGCTCGGAGATAGACACTATAATATATGTAGGCAATTGGAAATGGATCGATAGGCATCGAGTATGTCTGTCGATCCATTTTTGGTAGAAGCTTTTTTGATCCAAATCATGGAGTCCACATGGAAGATTCAAGCTCTATAGGATTTCCGAGTTTTTGCTCAAACTCATGATACCGGCAAGGGTAAGAAAAATCGACTAGAGGAATCCCCCAGAATGGAAGCCCGGTCAGCTGAAATTTCGTGAGGTCGCAAGGTAGAATTGGGAGCATCGAGACCAAATCAGAACCCTGCTTTAGAAATCTGACTGGCGGGAGCTGAAAATAACGACCTCGAAATCGGTTCTAAATCTGGAAATATACGGAGGTCTCCCTCATTGAGGGGAAGCTTACAAGTGGGAATTGGCAAATTTTAGGCATTCGGGGTCTGAAGAGAGGTCGATTTGGGCGTAAGTTGACTGTCTATCCTAACGCTGGTAAAAAAGGCCCATACGAGAAGATAGGGGCCTATGTGTCTATGAAATGTACCTATTGTATAGGTGCTTAAATGGCTTAAATCGGGCCATATAAACTTATTGTTATAGGATTTAAATCAATGATGTTCCTTGCATAGTCCTGAGCCCTCCATATTTACACTGAACGATTTACTACATAACTACTTTCAGGATGATGCGAACTTTACAAGCTTTTAGCATTCAAGCACTCGCCCTCCTGTTGTTCCTAATATGTGGGACTTCAGGAACGGTGTCCGCCCAAAATGGGCAGGTAAGTGGCTTGATCCGAGGGGAGAGAAATGAGCCTCTACAAGGGGTAAGTGTAATATTGAAAGGCACTACGCGGGGAGCGATCTCCGATGAACGAGGACTATTCGCGATCAGTATTGATTCTCCGAATGACACCTTGACTTTCCGATACCTAGGGTATGAAGATGAGGACATCGCCATTGAAGGCCGGTCCAAAATCGACCTCACCATGCAGCCCAATACTTTGACCTTGGAAGAGGTTGCCGTAATTGGGTACGGAGAGCAAAAGAAGATTGAAGTAACTGGTGCGACCAGCTCTATCGAGGCTACGGACATTACCAAACTTTCCTCCGCAAACTTCCAAGAAAGTTTCCAAGGATTGATGGCAGGTGTCAACGTGGCTTCCGGTGATGGTAACCCCGGTGCGCCTCCTACTATCACTATCCGCGGTATTTCTTCTGCCTTGGATATCGGTGATGCAAACCAACCACTTTTCGTAGTCGATGGAATTCCATACCAAGGAGTTCCCAATATCAGCCCCAACGAAATCGAGCGTGTCGATGTACTGAAAGATGCCGCTTCTGCAGCGATCTATGGTACTCGTGGTTCCAACGGGGTCATCCTCATTACCACCAAGCGTGCCAAAGCGGGTGAGATGAAAGTGGATTTCAACGCTTACTACGGAATGCAGACGCTTTCCGAAGGAGTAGAATTGATGAACACTACGGATTTCTTGTTCTACGAGCGTTCTTGGTTGTTGAACATGACTACGCCTGACAACATCGTATACTTGGACGATTTCCGTAACCAAAACTTCGATGTTTCTGCCAACACAGATTGGATTGACGTTTTCCAAAATCCAACTCCATCGATTCAGAACTACAACTTGGGCCTCTCAGGTGGTAACAAGCAGTTGAGCTACAATGTCAACCTCAACCGTTTCGACCAAGAAGGGATGTTCATCAACTCGAATTTCGGACGTACATCCATCCGTGCGACGACCCAATTCGAGAAGAACAAATTCAAGGTGCGTACTACCCTGAACCTTCAGAACAGAAACCGCGATGAGTTGACTCGTAACTTGTTCCGCAATGCGATCAACATGACGCCAGCGCGTGATGTGCCTGATTTTGAGGCAGAGGAGTTCGAGGCAGCTTTGGGCGGTCGTTCCAATGACAACCAGATCGTACAGTTGATCCGAATCGTGAAGGACCGCAGTGAATTCACCGAGAATGAATTGTTTGGTGCTGTCCGCATGGATTATGAGATCTTGGACGGATTGACAGTGGCAGCCAACTTGGGTGGGCGTTACACTTCTCAGAGACGTGAAGTCTTCAGACCTTCCTTTGTATTGGTGGACCCAGAAGGATTCGTGGTAGACCAGAACAATAGCTCCAACTTGATTTCCCGTTACGAGCAGCGCATCATTGAGCGTAGCCGCTACACAGGGGATATCTCTTTGAACTACAAGAAGCAGTTCGGAGGTCATGATGTGAATGCTTTTGTGTTGTATTCTCGCGAGCGTTTCAGCCGCAACACCATCAACGCACAGCTTTCTGGATTTACTTCCAACGAGGCGATGGTCATCTCCAACTCCACCAATCCTCCGATTCTGGCTGGAGACAAAGATGCACAAGCGATCACCAGTACCTTGGGTCGTGTTCAGTATGACTACAAAGACAAATACTTGTTGAGCGCGAGTATCCGTCGTGATGGTGCTTCTGTATTCCCTGAGGCAAACCGTTACGGGGTATTCCCATCCTTCTCAGTGGGATATAACCTCGCCAAGGAGGAATTCTTCAGAAAGGTCATTCCTCAACGAATCGTCAACGGGTTCAAAATCCGCTACGGATACGGACAGACAGGTAATAGCCGAATCAACTCATTCGTCTACATCCCGACCGTTACTTCCAACATCGACTACATCTTGGGTGGAGACATCCTACAGTCTGGAACGACGATCAGCGACATCTTCAATGAGAATGATCTTCGTTGGGAAACCAGCATCCAGAACAACCTCGGATTTGACATGTCCTTCTTCCGCTCACGCTTTACACTTGCAGTAGACTTGTACAACAAGCGTAGCCAAGACTTGCTCTTCCCATTGAATATTCCCGGTTCCGCTGGTACTGGATTCACCGGAAATAGCACTGTCATCAAAAACGTAGGGGACATCGAAAACAGAGGGATCGAGATTGCTGCTCGCTACCGTGGCCGTATTGGCAAAGACCTTTCCTACAACATCCGCGGTACCTTCACCAAGAACGTCAACACGGTATTGAAAATGGGTACTCCTGGACAGGTGATCTACGGTGGCCGATTCACCAACACCACTGACGCTGTTACTGCGATTCAAGAAGGGTATCCAGTAGGTTCCTTCTTCGTCATCCCAGCCAACGGAGTCATCCAGACCCAAGATGACCTTGAGCGCGCAAGAGCTTACCAGCCATCTGCCAAGTATGGTGATTTGATGTACCAAGACACCAACGGCGACGGAACGCTCGACGACAACGACCGTGTGTATGCAGGTACTCCAAACCCAGAGTTCGAAGCTGGTTTCAACGTGAACCTCCGCTATAAGGCATTCGACTTGTCTGTGTCTCTCTACGGGGTATATGGCAACACCTT is a window from the Pontibacter sp. G13 genome containing:
- a CDS encoding thioredoxin family protein; translated protein: MEKTQLLKQAVAKAMDYSAYRQLIDELLEAGKTTGPKQSEELTGYTKLNVQRMNRLDKTVKILPEITMALEALNQPLTWLIITEGWCGDAAQIVPVLQKLTDATPNIDLKLVLRDENPDLMDLYLTNGSKSIPKLIVLDEDYREIAVWGPRPQSIQEVITDAKSRGIDMKEVIEKAHLAYARDKTRSTQLEMLQLLDQLHLVLV
- a CDS encoding isoprenylcysteine carboxylmethyltransferase family protein produces the protein MEIIEFWKIVSLALIWIGYYALHSLLASTAFKRRLLAKWPNFGRHYRLTYNAVAILTLGAGFLWQRQLAIQSPLELPAWSWMMGAAMILVGSVLMKWAMRGYNLREFAGLDSPRHSGGKLYTGGMNAWVRHPLYFAGIWILMGAYLVRPSGGMAIFVAISLIYLIIGTKWEERKLIDEFGDEYLQYQRKVKMLIPYIF
- a CDS encoding TIGR03364 family FAD-dependent oxidoreductase, whose translation is MQADLIVVGGGILGTFHAYHALKRGLKVILFERNQRPQGATVRNFGQVVPSGLNRKWQAFGRRSLEIYRDLQAEADISIRQQGTMYLASNAEELTLIQELNQINDTSGYRSELWDAQACKKRYPGLQDSYCQGGLFFPQEVTVEPDQMIHRVLGLLVEQYGLQYNPSTRIDAVESEGAGCKVRDHRGKEYHAAQTIVCSGVECQSLFPEIIEESDLVVSKLQMLQTVPQPSQVLPGSILTGWSIRRYESFVECPSYVTIKVGEDPDSPQRKWGVHILFKQALDGSVIVGDSHEYAPIARQEELGFDLKADINRFMMDESRKIIQLQDDRIRTSWAGFYSQTPDGNLFTHTIDARIHLITGIGGKGMTSSAGYAEKRIEELFNLQPS
- a CDS encoding HAD-IA family hydrolase, giving the protein MIQLIISDMAGTTVKDNHEVEACFAQAAQQTGLNMTDEEILGAQGWAKRYVFETYWERQMGARNDEWAKQVEHSYQTFKEILEEHYRVAEIVPTDGTPELFEYCRTHGIKIALTTGFYRKVADIILERLGWLDGLDSQRLGSADSIIQLSITSDEVAQGRPAPDMIQQAMERLGVTDLSAVLKVGDTPSDLQAGKAAGVGFTFGLTNGTHTEDQLVGFEHDQLVGSMHEVVEFLKSKETVS
- a CDS encoding S8 family serine peptidase; translation: MNSPLVRLHIGFCVLMLILLNSSQVVAQLVWWQPGQSHVLVPDPDRALIHFSGGMSATDERMLHQSGISGSQTFNLGNRGLAMLEGKAMRSLNHILAQTNSRSEGPIQSFPGYLLDGNPVWLSNRLLLEVKAGVDPEEIQILLGEGKQGTTPGGITYAEYPTAEEALMISQELVKGSWVEWAHPDMWVQSQKHSLNNAPRCEPNDPYWNLQYYAHNEGNYSFFIYPYMRSLEDLDVDAPEAWCITKGSSDLIVAVIDEGVEAHEDLEDDATGESRVLNGYSAVEPTNTTGAPFTNDAAHGQAVSGIIAASHNDLGVAGIAPEVKVLPIHVYIDPPSLASEFADAIQYAWQNGADVINNSWTLVSCFDAGTFPVLEDAIEDARTYGRNGKGCIVNFATGNREALITETCLSYPANLPTTFTAGGISPTGTLPGWAKYGSELDVVVPSNPDNISNVFVMDRMGNLGFNNDAITYEESSNTNYSRYFGGSSVACATVSGIAALVLATNPNLTVSEVESILRSSATDVGSTGRDDFFGYGIVNAYEAVQAALAVLPVEWGKVEASLIQSDVEVSWSTFSEIHVQHFEVERWNGQQFHAIGEIPAQGTASSYRFADHNPPLGNAIYRIKSVDIDGSYSYSEVVEVKIGRIGAPVWIESPIQDALYIHLTGGDFSALQILDVQGRILHDWKGELHVQDELISWPVSNMPAGHYFLKFRQHGLEEVVKFVKY
- a CDS encoding tetratricopeptide repeat protein is translated as MKTTTQALILILAILIYPPQAISQDLIARAQILLEKGKYERAIRISRQAVQEAEQVYGSNSRKAIDAKWYLGRVLHKSQMYAQAHEKMTEAMDKFLALPETSDSLKAAWLMEYGIVKIEIHHHLAAKTWLLKAATFAATSGQQKIHADILTQLARNSRLSGKSVEASSYMESALAGYSEILPADHSGWFMPLCESAAIFEDQGESLRAQKEIRKALEIADQQPMAPLSMADFLVQMGEVMFQKKQYNQAEPILFRAQELLDEHLGPHHDRSVALLKQRAEMASFQRHWCMAAERYRDLLGNGQYGRNNPIATAAAHANLGVALIHMHDYTDAERAWLKSLKHYQLVLAEDHEYILHVYRELLELYRLTGNRDKEIFILARLDRLEGMARR
- a CDS encoding TonB-dependent receptor, with product MMRTLQAFSIQALALLLFLICGTSGTVSAQNGQVSGLIRGERNEPLQGVSVILKGTTRGAISDERGLFAISIDSPNDTLTFRYLGYEDEDIAIEGRSKIDLTMQPNTLTLEEVAVIGYGEQKKIEVTGATSSIEATDITKLSSANFQESFQGLMAGVNVASGDGNPGAPPTITIRGISSALDIGDANQPLFVVDGIPYQGVPNISPNEIERVDVLKDAASAAIYGTRGSNGVILITTKRAKAGEMKVDFNAYYGMQTLSEGVELMNTTDFLFYERSWLLNMTTPDNIVYLDDFRNQNFDVSANTDWIDVFQNPTPSIQNYNLGLSGGNKQLSYNVNLNRFDQEGMFINSNFGRTSIRATTQFEKNKFKVRTTLNLQNRNRDELTRNLFRNAINMTPARDVPDFEAEEFEAALGGRSNDNQIVQLIRIVKDRSEFTENELFGAVRMDYEILDGLTVAANLGGRYTSQRREVFRPSFVLVDPEGFVVDQNNSSNLISRYEQRIIERSRYTGDISLNYKKQFGGHDVNAFVLYSRERFSRNTINAQLSGFTSNEAMVISNSTNPPILAGDKDAQAITSTLGRVQYDYKDKYLLSASIRRDGASVFPEANRYGVFPSFSVGYNLAKEEFFRKVIPQRIVNGFKIRYGYGQTGNSRINSFVYIPTVTSNIDYILGGDILQSGTTISDIFNENDLRWETSIQNNLGFDMSFFRSRFTLAVDLYNKRSQDLLFPLNIPGSAGTGFTGNSTVIKNVGDIENRGIEIAARYRGRIGKDLSYNIRGTFTKNVNTVLKMGTPGQVIYGGRFTNTTDAVTAIQEGYPVGSFFVIPANGVIQTQDDLERARAYQPSAKYGDLMYQDTNGDGTLDDNDRVYAGTPNPEFEAGFNVNLRYKAFDLSVSLYGVYGNTLFNGAKYYAYDRQRYKELINMWSFENPESDIPVPTRANNSRAWSDYWLEDGSYLRVRNINFGYTVPSFLKIDNARVYVSMINPFTFTKYTGFDPEVGGSLLFQGVDRTNYPLTKRFLFGVQIGF